A genomic segment from Triticum dicoccoides isolate Atlit2015 ecotype Zavitan chromosome 1A, WEW_v2.0, whole genome shotgun sequence encodes:
- the LOC119349552 gene encoding two-component response regulator ORR42-like produces the protein MASSLKALLVEDTAVDSMVLSFMLRRFHCEVILAKNGKEAVDMFLEGNKFDIVVCDKDMPIMTGPEAIMKIRAMGATDVKIVGVSADDNAMEAFMSAGADEFVPKPMRIEVQEVISKKNN, from the exons ATGGCATCATCCCTCAAGGCACTGCTTGTTGAGGATACTGCGGTTGACAGCATGGTTCTCTCCTTCATGCTACGCAGATTTCACTGTGAGGTCATCCTGGCTAAGAATGGGAAAGAAGCTGTTGATATGTTCCTTGAGGGTAACAAGTTTGACATTGTTGTGTGTGATAAGGACATGCCCATAATGACCGGTCCTGAG GCAATCATGAAGATCCGTGCTATGGGAGCCACCGATGTGAAGATCGTCGGGGTGTCCGCTGATGATAATGCCATGGAGGCGTTCATGAGTGCCGGTGCTGATGAATTTGTGCCCAAACCAATGAGGATTGAGGTTCAGGAGGTCATCAGCAAGAAGAATAATTAG